The Setaria viridis chromosome 6, Setaria_viridis_v4.0, whole genome shotgun sequence genome contains a region encoding:
- the LOC117860902 gene encoding phosphatidylinositol/phosphatidylcholine transfer protein SFH13 isoform X2 → MSVRRRSTSMEGLFTLDDRKERRSDVENSEDERRRLSIGSLKKKALNASNKLTHSLKKRGKRKVEHRASSFTIEDVRDEQEERAVFTFQQELLNRNLLPDKHNDYHLLLRFLKARKFDIEKAIQMWSEMLQWRKEFGADTILEDFNFEELDEVLCYYPQGYHGVDRQGRPVYIERLGKVEPNKLMHITTVDRYMKYHVQEFEKAFRDRFPACSIAAKRHIDSTTTILDVDGVGLKNFSKTARDMLSRMQKIDSDYYPETLHQMFVVNAGSGFKLLWNSVKGFVDPKTASKIHVLGTKFQNRLLEVIDASQLPEFLGGTCTCAAEGGCLRSNKGPWNDPNIMKFAHNKEAKFTRHTRRLSEIEQRRSSFARLHLLKGRNSDTSTVESGSDIDDLGSPMMRSTVGCSRLAPVREEMRGRDSAAYYSCDDHFVVVDKTVDYGRGGSMSDKSRASEPRAKVRPLDTSTATHMAGPSTNRRGTVVPKDVLDEGTFHRFIKLLLALIVKGFAFFHIAYGQQETTVNNPLPPAEPEPVSDDYPAVETFSVDHISPIIERLQRLEGKVDELGSKPPEIPLEKERSLLESWDRIKCIESDLERTKKVLQATVMKQLEIAESLEEVIRSNLRRRRFCA, encoded by the exons ATGTCAG TGCGGCGGCGCTCAACAAGCATGGAAGGGCTGTTCACGCTTGATGACAGGAAAGAACGGAGGTCAGATGTGGAGAACTCAGAGGACGAGAGAAGGCGGCTATCCATTGGGTCACTGAAGAAAAAGGCACTGAATGCATCAAACAAGCTCACACATTCACTTAAGAAGAGGGGAAAAAGAAAGGTGGAGCATCGGGCCTCGTCCTTCACAATCGAAGATGTCAGGGACGAGCAAGAGGAGCGTGCTGTCTTTACCTTCCAACAAGAACTTTTGAACAGGAACTTGCTGCCTGACAAGCATAATGATTATCACTTGCTGCTGAG GTTTTTGAAGGCTAGAAAATTTGACATCGAGAAGGCAATCCAAATGTGGTCTGAGATGCTCCAGTGGAGGAAAGAGTTTGGAGCGGATACAATACTAGAG GACTTCAATTTTGAAGAGCTAGACGAGGTGCTATGCTATTATCCTCAGGGCTACCATGGAGTTGACAGGCAGGGAAGACCAGTATACATTGAAAGATTGGggaaggtggaaccaaacaaacTGATGCACATTACTACGGTTGACCGCTACATGAAGTATCATGTGCAAGAATTTGAGAAAGCCTTCAGGGACAGGTTTCCTGCGTGCTCTATTGCAGCGAAAAGGCATATTGATTCGACAACCACTATACTAGATGTTGATGGCGTG GGTCTCAAGAACTTCAGCAAAACAGCAAGAGATATGTTAAGTAGAATGCAGAAGATTGACAGTGACTATTATCCTGAG ACACTGCATCAGATGTTTGTTGTGAATGCTGGTAGTGGTTTCAAGCTACTATGGAACTCTGTGAAAGGCTTTGTTGACCCCAAAACTGCTTCAAAGATACAT GTTTTGGGAACAAAGTTTCAGAACAGACTTCTTGAAGTAATAGATGCAAG cCAACTTCCTGAATTTTTGGGTGGGACATGCACCTGTGCTGCTGAGGGAGGATGTCTCAGGTCTAACAAAGGTCCATGGAATGATCCAAATATTATGAAG TTTGCACATAACAAGGAAGCAAAATTTACAAGACATACCAGGCGTTTATCCGAGATTGAGCAAAGGAGGAGTTCGTTTGCTAGGCTGCATCTTTTGAAG GGTAGAAATAGTGACACATCAACTGTGGAGTCAGGATCTGACATTGATGATCTAGGTTCTCCGATGATGAGAAGCACAGTGGGGTGTAGTCGATTGGCTCCAGTCCGTGAAGAG ATGAGAGGACGAGACTCTGCAGCTTATTATAGTTGCGATGATCACTTTGTTGTGGTGGACAAAACAGTTGACTATGGTCGAGGAGGATCAATGTCAGATAAAAGCAGAGCTTCAGAACCAAGAGCTAAAGTTCGGCCACTGGATACCAGCACAGCAACACACATGGCAG GTCCCTCAACTAATAGACGAGGTACGGTAGTACCTAAAGATGTTTTGGATGAAGGAACATTCCATCGCTTCATCAAATTACTTCTGGCTTTGATTGTAAAAGGCTTTGCCTTCTTCCACATAGCATATGGTCAGCAGGAGACGACGGTCAACAACCCACTACCTCCAGCTGAACCGGAACCCGTGTCTGATGATTATCCAGCAGTAGAGACTTTCAGTGTAGACCACATCAGTCCTATCATAGAGCGCCTTCAGAGGCTCGAAGGGAAGGTTGATGAACTTGGCAGCAAGCCCCCAGAGATTCCCCTGGAGAAAGAACGATCTCTGTTGGAGTCATGGGATAGAATAAAATGTATCGAGTCTGATCTGGAGCGAACAAAGAAG
- the LOC117860902 gene encoding phosphatidylinositol/phosphatidylcholine transfer protein SFH13 isoform X1, protein MSVRRRSTSMEGLFTLDDRKERRSDVENSEDERRRLSIGSLKKKALNASNKLTHSLKKRGKRKVEHRASSFTIEDVRDEQEERAVFTFQQELLNRNLLPDKHNDYHLLLRFLKARKFDIEKAIQMWSEMLQWRKEFGADTILEDFNFEELDEVLCYYPQGYHGVDRQGRPVYIERLGKVEPNKLMHITTVDRYMKYHVQEFEKAFRDRFPACSIAAKRHIDSTTTILDVDGVGLKNFSKTARDMLSRMQKIDSDYYPETLHQMFVVNAGSGFKLLWNSVKGFVDPKTASKIHVLGTKFQNRLLEVIDASQLPEFLGGTCTCAAEGGCLRSNKGPWNDPNIMKFAHNKEAKFTRHTRRLSEIEQRRSSFARLHLLKGRNSDTSTVESGSDIDDLGSPMMRSTVGCSRLAPVREEMQMRGRDSAAYYSCDDHFVVVDKTVDYGRGGSMSDKSRASEPRAKVRPLDTSTATHMAGPSTNRRGTVVPKDVLDEGTFHRFIKLLLALIVKGFAFFHIAYGQQETTVNNPLPPAEPEPVSDDYPAVETFSVDHISPIIERLQRLEGKVDELGSKPPEIPLEKERSLLESWDRIKCIESDLERTKKVLQATVMKQLEIAESLEEVIRSNLRRRRFCA, encoded by the exons ATGTCAG TGCGGCGGCGCTCAACAAGCATGGAAGGGCTGTTCACGCTTGATGACAGGAAAGAACGGAGGTCAGATGTGGAGAACTCAGAGGACGAGAGAAGGCGGCTATCCATTGGGTCACTGAAGAAAAAGGCACTGAATGCATCAAACAAGCTCACACATTCACTTAAGAAGAGGGGAAAAAGAAAGGTGGAGCATCGGGCCTCGTCCTTCACAATCGAAGATGTCAGGGACGAGCAAGAGGAGCGTGCTGTCTTTACCTTCCAACAAGAACTTTTGAACAGGAACTTGCTGCCTGACAAGCATAATGATTATCACTTGCTGCTGAG GTTTTTGAAGGCTAGAAAATTTGACATCGAGAAGGCAATCCAAATGTGGTCTGAGATGCTCCAGTGGAGGAAAGAGTTTGGAGCGGATACAATACTAGAG GACTTCAATTTTGAAGAGCTAGACGAGGTGCTATGCTATTATCCTCAGGGCTACCATGGAGTTGACAGGCAGGGAAGACCAGTATACATTGAAAGATTGGggaaggtggaaccaaacaaacTGATGCACATTACTACGGTTGACCGCTACATGAAGTATCATGTGCAAGAATTTGAGAAAGCCTTCAGGGACAGGTTTCCTGCGTGCTCTATTGCAGCGAAAAGGCATATTGATTCGACAACCACTATACTAGATGTTGATGGCGTG GGTCTCAAGAACTTCAGCAAAACAGCAAGAGATATGTTAAGTAGAATGCAGAAGATTGACAGTGACTATTATCCTGAG ACACTGCATCAGATGTTTGTTGTGAATGCTGGTAGTGGTTTCAAGCTACTATGGAACTCTGTGAAAGGCTTTGTTGACCCCAAAACTGCTTCAAAGATACAT GTTTTGGGAACAAAGTTTCAGAACAGACTTCTTGAAGTAATAGATGCAAG cCAACTTCCTGAATTTTTGGGTGGGACATGCACCTGTGCTGCTGAGGGAGGATGTCTCAGGTCTAACAAAGGTCCATGGAATGATCCAAATATTATGAAG TTTGCACATAACAAGGAAGCAAAATTTACAAGACATACCAGGCGTTTATCCGAGATTGAGCAAAGGAGGAGTTCGTTTGCTAGGCTGCATCTTTTGAAG GGTAGAAATAGTGACACATCAACTGTGGAGTCAGGATCTGACATTGATGATCTAGGTTCTCCGATGATGAGAAGCACAGTGGGGTGTAGTCGATTGGCTCCAGTCCGTGAAGAG ATGCAGATGAGAGGACGAGACTCTGCAGCTTATTATAGTTGCGATGATCACTTTGTTGTGGTGGACAAAACAGTTGACTATGGTCGAGGAGGATCAATGTCAGATAAAAGCAGAGCTTCAGAACCAAGAGCTAAAGTTCGGCCACTGGATACCAGCACAGCAACACACATGGCAG GTCCCTCAACTAATAGACGAGGTACGGTAGTACCTAAAGATGTTTTGGATGAAGGAACATTCCATCGCTTCATCAAATTACTTCTGGCTTTGATTGTAAAAGGCTTTGCCTTCTTCCACATAGCATATGGTCAGCAGGAGACGACGGTCAACAACCCACTACCTCCAGCTGAACCGGAACCCGTGTCTGATGATTATCCAGCAGTAGAGACTTTCAGTGTAGACCACATCAGTCCTATCATAGAGCGCCTTCAGAGGCTCGAAGGGAAGGTTGATGAACTTGGCAGCAAGCCCCCAGAGATTCCCCTGGAGAAAGAACGATCTCTGTTGGAGTCATGGGATAGAATAAAATGTATCGAGTCTGATCTGGAGCGAACAAAGAAG